One Papaver somniferum cultivar HN1 chromosome 10, ASM357369v1, whole genome shotgun sequence genomic window carries:
- the LOC113318358 gene encoding probable LRR receptor-like serine/threonine-protein kinase At1g14390: MMKNLIFLVFTLVLVLLPGTSLSQLSPSENRILHQIQKVLEYPPSLDTFTNWTDFCTLPSTDTLTITCSGNHVTQLSIVGNRTRTSSSESSSSLSTGFSIDSFFTVLTKLSSLKVLSLVSVGLWGPLPPKISRFKSLEVLNLSSNYITGDIPGSVSRLQNLKSLVLADNLFNGSVPDLKPLRVLEELDLSRNDLGFQFPSVSNKVVSISLRNNSFRSLIPAELKGFDQLKKFDVSFNHFIGRIPPYLVSLQSIEYFNVAGNQLTGTFPADVSCGGKLEFVDLSHNLLSGKLPLCIESNSTSRVVLYSWNCLSDGNLKFQNPNSFCHEEALAVKPPLRVQEKASGKIGLVLGIIGGAIGAMAILGMLVFIIIRRKGREATEHNIYEKADVRKDSSLRLSPQLLTDARHVSPAMRVGALGLPEYHVFDFDEVEEATNNFDPANLMGEGSQGQLYKGRLREGSVVVVRCLRLMQGHSSQSLLRHMEVISKLRYPHLVSLLGHCVINHQEYSNGATTIFLIFEFVSNGTLRSHLTDWRKKEAMKWSQRVAVTVGVARGIQFLHTGVTPGIFGNNLKIENILLDENLTAKISTYFLPIPFVVGSESPFKGLESSERLDGAVDGEKDDVYRLGVILMEVITGKSSTSQDEVEAQRLQLEDALTTASSQLLLREVADPSLRGTYSFGSLKTTVEITVKCLSKDPSQRPSIEDVLWHLQYSVQVQEGWMTSGDLSMSQSHGLS; this comes from the exons atgatgaaaaacttgattttcTTAGTCTTTACTCTAGTTCTTGTTCTACTTCCAGGTACTTCATTGAGTCAATTGAGTCCATCAGAAAACAGAATTCTACATCAAATCCAGAAAGTTTTAGAGTATCCGCCATCACTTGATACATTTACAAACTGGACTGATTTCTGTACCTTACCCTCAACAGACACTCTCACAATCACTTGTTCAGGGAACCATGTAACTCAATTATCCATTGTTGGAAACAGAACTAGaacttcttcttctgaatcttcttcttctctgtcaaCTGGATTCTCGATTGATTCATTTTTCACTGTTCTTACTAAGCTCTCCAGTTTGAAGGTTTTATCATTAGTATCTGTGGGACTATGGGGTCCATTGCCGCCGAAGATTAGTCGGTTTAAGTCGCTTGAAGTGTTGAATTTGAGTTCTAATTATATTACCGGAGATATTCCGGGGAGTGTTTCCAGGTTGCAGAATCTTAAGAGTCTTGTTCTGGCTGATAATTTGTTCAATGGATCTGTTCCGGATCTTAAACCGTTGAGAGTTTTAGAAGAGTTGGATTTGAGTAGGAATGATTTAGGATTTCAATTTCCTTCTGTGAGTAACAAGGTTGTGAGCATTTCATTGAGGAACAACTCGTTTAGATCTTTGATTCCTGCTGAACTCAAAGGATTTGATCAGTTGAAGAAATTTGATGTCTCGTTTAACCATTTTATTGGGAGAATCCCACCTTATTTGGTTTCATTACAATCAATTGAGTACTTCAATGTGGCTGGGAATCAACTGACGGGCACTTTTCCGGCTGATGTTTCCTGCGGCGGTAAACTCGAGTTTGTTGATCTTTCGCATAATTTGTTGAGTGGGAAGTTGCCATTATGCATTGAATCTAATTCGACGAGTCGAGTTGTTTTGTATTCATGGAATTGTCTGTCTGATGGGAATTTGAAGTTTCAGAATCCAAATTCTTTTTGCCATGAAGAAGCATTAGCTGTTAAGCCTCCACTTAGGGTCCAGGAGAAAGCATCAGGTAAAATCGGGCTCGTGCTTGGTATTATCGGCGGCGCCATCGGAGCCATGGCGATTCTAGGAATGTTAGTATTCATCATTATTCGGAGAAAAGGAAGAGAGGCGACAGAACACAATATATATGAAAAGGCAGATGTTAGAAAAGACTCCTCTCTCAGGCTCTCACCCCAACTCCTCACTGATGCAA GGCATGTATCTCCAGCAATGAGAGTGGGTGCACTTGGGCTCCCAGAGTATCATGTTTTCGATTTCGATGAAGTTGAGGAAGCAACAAATAACTTCGACCCGGCAAATTTGATGGGAGAAGGATCTCAGGGTCAG CTGTACAAGGGTAGGCTAAGAGAAGGTTCGGTGGTCGTAGTGAGATGTTTGAGATTAATGCAAGGACATTCGTCTCAGAGCTTATTAAGACACATGGAAGTGATATCAAAGCTTAGGTATCCGCATTTGGTTAGCCTTCTTGGACATTGTGTGATTAATCATCAAGAATACTCTAATGGCGCTACTACAATCTTCCTTATCTTTGAATTTGTTTCAAATGGGACACTACGCAGTCATCTTACTG ATTGGAGGAAGAAAGAAGCTATGAAATGGTCTCAGAGAGTGGCGGTTACTGTCGGTGTGGCAAGGGGAATACAGTTCTTACATACTGGAGTTACACCgggtatttttggaaacaatctGAAAATAGAGAAcatattattggacgaaaatctCACAGCAAAGATCAGTACATATTTTCTGCCCATACCTTTTGTT GTAGGCTCAGAAAGCCCTTTCAAAGGTCTAGAATCATCGGAGCGCCTTGATGG AGCTGTAGATGGCGAGAAGGACGATGTTTATCGGCTGGGTGTTATTTTAATGGAAGTTATCACCGGTAAATCGTCCACTTCCCAGGATGAAGTGGAAGCCCAGAGACTTCAG TTGGAAGATGCCTTGACAACCGCCTCATCTCAACTACTACTAAGAGAAGTGGCTGATCCTTCACTTCGCGGTACCTATTCTTTTGGGTCTTTGAAAACAACAGTTGAGATCACAGTAAAGTGTCTGTCAAAAGATCCTAGCCAGCGACCATCAATAGAAGATGTATTATGGCATTTGCAATATTCAGTTCAAGTTCAAGAAGGATGGATGACGAGTGGTGATCTGTCCATGTCACAATCACACGGCTTGAGCTAA